A window of the Verminephrobacter eiseniae EF01-2 genome harbors these coding sequences:
- a CDS encoding S-adenosylmethionine decarboxylase, protein MSRHRSSVGLRWPSKRIAALHRLPIRSVLAARCALRCAPMAARSLRHLIGDATLAQSHLCAHTWPEQRAVTLDVHVCNFGADHSGKAQPLREALPALFGPSTVLRHALQRGALP, encoded by the coding sequence GTGTCGCGTCACCGATCATCTGTCGGTCTGCGCTGGCCATCGAAGCGCATCGCGGCGTTGCATCGCTTGCCAATACGCTCGGTATTGGCCGCGCGATGCGCCTTGCGCTGCGCTCCGATGGCTGCGCGCAGCCTACGACATCTGATCGGTGACGCGACACTAGCACAGTCGCACCTGTGCGCGCACACCTGGCCCGAGCAGCGCGCCGTCACGCTCGACGTGCATGTGTGCAACTTCGGCGCCGATCATTCGGGCAAGGCGCAGCCGCTGCGGGAGGCTTTGCCGGCCCTGTTCGGGCCGAGCACGGTGTTGCGCCATGCGCTGCAGCGGGGCGCCCTGCCATGA